A genome region from Streptomyces xanthophaeus includes the following:
- a CDS encoding ScbR family autoregulator-binding transcription factor: MRAERTQAKQDRAVRTRRAILEAAAVVFEDRGYGAAKLTDIVRLANVTKGALYFHFDSKEDLAQAVIDAQVSMHAPVTPQEFKAQEFVDVGMVFSHRLRHDVLMRGSARLTLEHSGRVLDRAAPYQGWIDLHTALLVQAKERGELLPHVDPSGPSRLVVGAFAGLNVMSQTLGLDLDREISALYTSLLPSIVVPAVAARLDTAPGRGARVLHAPNEVPRCGCSATQPALTSCPPATREPVGATAPAN; encoded by the coding sequence GCGAACCCGCCGGGCGATCCTGGAAGCCGCCGCCGTCGTGTTCGAGGACCGGGGCTACGGCGCGGCCAAACTGACCGACATCGTCCGGCTCGCCAACGTCACCAAAGGCGCGCTCTACTTCCACTTCGACTCGAAGGAAGACCTGGCGCAGGCCGTGATCGACGCCCAGGTCAGCATGCACGCGCCGGTCACCCCGCAGGAGTTCAAGGCGCAGGAGTTCGTCGACGTCGGCATGGTCTTCTCGCACCGCTTGCGCCACGACGTGCTGATGCGCGGCAGCGCCCGGCTCACCCTGGAGCACAGCGGCCGGGTACTGGACCGGGCGGCGCCGTACCAGGGGTGGATCGATCTGCACACCGCCCTGCTGGTGCAGGCGAAGGAGCGCGGCGAACTGCTGCCGCACGTGGACCCGTCGGGGCCTTCACGGCTGGTGGTCGGGGCCTTCGCCGGGCTCAACGTGATGTCGCAGACCCTCGGGCTCGATCTGGACCGGGAGATCTCGGCGCTCTACACGAGCCTGCTGCCGAGCATCGTGGTTCCGGCCGTGGCGGCCCGGCTCGACACCGCGCCGGGCCGCGGCGCGAGGGTGCTGCACGCTCCGAACGAGGTCCCCCGGTGCGGCTGCTCCGCAACGCAGCCGGCCCTGACATCGTGTCCGCCCGCCACCCGTGAGCCGGTCGGGGCGACCGCCCCCGCGAACTGA